The genomic region GTGGCGGTCTTCCCCAGCCTGTACGAGCCCTTCGGTATCGTGGCTCTGGAGGCTATGGCAGCGAGAACGCCGGTAGTGGCGAGCGATGTGGGAGGCCTACACGAGGTAGTGAAGCACGGGGAGACAGGGATTCTCGTCTACCCGGACAACGTGAATTCGCTAGCCTGGGGCATCAATCACACTCTGGCCCGGCCCGACTGGGCACGCCAGAGGGCGGAGACCGCTTACCGCATGGTGCGCACGGAGTACAGTTGGGACCGCATTGCCCAGCGGACGGCGGCGGTGTACGAGCGTATCGTGAGGGAACGGGCAGCGGTGAAGGATTGGTGATGACTGCCGATGGGTGAATCCACTGGCTAACGGCCGGCGCGTGAGCCGCGAAGCGCAACGGAGCGGCGTCAGGTGCAAGCGCGTGTTGGGCGGCATCATTTTCACAGGCTCCCCCGATTTATCCCAAACTCCGTGTCAATGCCTCTAAGGTTTCCTCAATTTCTCGTTGTGATTGTTGGATGATGGTTATCAACTCTTCCGGCGTGCGTCTATCCGAGTTGTCGGGTGCATTGGGGTTGAAGGCTTTCAGATCGTATTTTTTCTTGCGGATGGTCTCAATATCCTCGTACCAACTGCGCTCGCTGATGCGCTCCGGGTCGTCTGGGTCAAGGGCCAGCCGTTCGAAAAAGTCGTCAAAATGCTCCAGGGTCAGCGGCTGACGCTTCGTCACCTTGATGTCCGAGAGGTCGTAGTACCAGATACGCTGCGTGGGGCGTCCTTTGGTGAAGAAGAGCAAGTTGGTCTTGGCTCCCGCCCCGGCGTTGACAAAGACGTTCGGCGGCAGGCTGATCACGCACCACAGGTCGCATTCGTCCAGCAACTTGCGCTTAGTCTGCTGAAAGGCGGCGGTCTTGGTGTGGAACATCACCCCCTCGTCAATGACCATCCCACACGTGCCACCTGGGGCCAGAGAATCAATGATATGTTGCAAGAAGAGCACCTGCGCCTTGCCGGTCTTGAAGGCGAATTGTGCCTGGGCGTCTTTGCCCTCCTTGCTGCCGAAGGGCGGATTGGTCAGGATGTAGTCAAACTGCATCGGCGCGCCTTCAAAGAGACTGCCATCGGTGGCGACGCCGGTCAGCGTGTTGCCGTGCCAGATACGCGGCAGGTCAATATCATGCAGCACCATGTTGGCCAGGCAGATGG from Chloroflexota bacterium harbors:
- a CDS encoding glycosyltransferase family 4 protein, whose protein sequence is VAVFPSLYEPFGIVALEAMAARTPVVASDVGGLHEVVKHGETGILVYPDNVNSLAWGINHTLARPDWARQRAETAYRMVRTEYSWDRIAQRTAAVYERIVRERAAVKDW